In a genomic window of Cyanobacteriota bacterium:
- a CDS encoding DUF2993 domain-containing protein, translated as MTDSLAGSHLISAVLSPAIRLWLRSQVQRAEGLQVGITGSDRQLLSGYIPEVSLAAHQIIYQGLHLSQMRVQGGNIRINLGQVLRGKPLRLLEVVPVAVELLLTEADLNASLCSDLLRAGVADLLTKLFQAQHSLPLPAIPTGSDQVQIHQSQMAIVSGRVTLEASVIIANYAPVTIVLQAGIEMVEGRKLCLVNPCLLDSFQTTQGRAIAELDGFYIDLGPDVNIHTLSLRDHDLICHGCLNVVP; from the coding sequence ATGACTGATTCTCTTGCTGGTAGCCACCTGATTAGTGCGGTGCTATCCCCCGCCATTCGATTATGGCTGCGCTCTCAAGTGCAGCGAGCTGAGGGTCTGCAAGTAGGAATTACTGGTAGCGATCGTCAGCTATTGTCAGGCTACATCCCAGAGGTTAGCTTGGCTGCTCACCAGATTATCTATCAGGGGTTGCATCTTAGCCAGATGCGGGTTCAGGGGGGCAATATTCGCATTAATTTGGGGCAGGTACTACGGGGTAAGCCTTTGCGCTTGCTCGAAGTGGTGCCCGTAGCAGTAGAACTGTTGTTAACGGAGGCCGATCTGAATGCGTCTTTATGCTCAGATCTACTACGCGCTGGTGTAGCTGACCTGCTGACAAAATTATTCCAGGCCCAACACAGTCTACCGTTACCAGCAATCCCCACTGGTTCAGACCAAGTGCAAATCCACCAGTCACAGATGGCGATCGTCTCTGGACGGGTAACCTTGGAGGCATCTGTGATCATTGCGAACTATGCTCCAGTAACGATTGTGCTCCAGGCAGGTATTGAAATGGTGGAGGGGCGCAAGCTGTGTTTAGTGAACCCTTGTCTGTTAGATAGCTTTCAAACCACTCAGGGCAGAGCGATCGCTGAGCTAGACGGCTTCTACATTGACCTAGGCCCAGACGTTAACATTCACACCCTATCCCTGAGGGATCATGACCTGATTTGCCACGGCTGCCTCAACGTTGTCCCCTAG